In the Sandaracinus amylolyticus genome, AGCGCGGTGCCTCCGCGCGACGCCTCGCGACCGAGGAGCGCGGGCGCGGCACCGAGCACGTCGGCGAGCGTGCGCGCATCGGTGTCGAGCCGCGAGGGAAGCTCGGGCCCCGCCGAGAGCTCCCACGACTCGCCGATGCGCACGTGCTCGTCGATGCGCCCGTGCTTGAGCACGCGCGCGATCCGATGCCCGCCCCAGGGTGTGCGAGCGGGCGAGGTGACGTTGCCTTCGGCGAGGAGCAGCGGGATCACGTGTCGAGAACTTGGTGGGTCGATGTGGGATGCGTAGTCTCGAAGACGCTCAGGAGGTCGTCCGCATGTCCGAGAGCGCAATGGTCCAGGCCGAGCGTCGTATCCACAAGGTCTTCGTGACGCGCAACACCGAGTACCACGTCCGCCGCGACGTCTGCGTGGCGGTGCGCGATCGCCGCAGTGGCGAGTGGCTCCGCGGGCACCTCGCGCTGCGCCAGCGCGTGCACGGCGGGCTGAAATTCACGCGCGCAGGCGGGATCCTGCCGAACCTCGGTCAGCCGGGCGTCGGCGAGTCGATCTTCTTCCACGCGGGCGGCCGCGATCTCGTGACGAGCCCGGTGCTCTCGGTCGAGCGCCCCGAGAAGCGCGTCGTCTCGACCTACCCCGCGACGCGCTGACTAGCCCAGCAGCTGCGCGATCTCGGCGCCCTCGAGGACCTCGTCGTCGTCCTCGACGCGCACGCGCTCGAGCAGCACCCCGCCCGATCGCGCCCGCACCACGACGCCCTCGGGCGCGACGAACGCCTCGCCTGCGCGCAGCGCGCTCGGGAACGCGCCTCGCCACGGTCGGGCGCGCTGCACCGTGACCAGCGTCTCCTCGAGCAGCGCGCTCGCGCCGGGCTCGGGCGCCGCGGCGCGCACGCGACGGCAGAGCGCGTCGGCGTCCTCGTCCACGAAGCGGAGCGCGAGCTCCTCCTCGCCGGGCGGCGGCGCTTCGGTCACGAGCGCCGGATCCTGCGCCTCACCGCCGAGCGAGAGCCCCGCGTCGAGCACGTCCGCGCAGGTGACGAGCAGCCCGAGCGAGGGCCGATCGAGCCGCCGCGCGAGCGTCCACGCGGTGTCGTCGTCGCGGATCGGCACGCTCACCCGCGCGATCACCGCGCCGGTGTCGTAGTCGGCCTCGAGCCGGTGCAGCGACACGCCGGTCGTGTGATCCCCGGCTGCGATCGCGTGGAAGTACGGATCGGGCCCGCGCCATCGGGGGAGCAGCGAGGGATGCACCCCGAACGCGCCGCGCGGCGCCGCCCGGATCAGCTCGATCGGGATGCGCTTCGGCCAGAACCACGAGAGCAGCGCGTCGTAGCGGGTGCTCAGCAGCGCGTCGCGCACCGCGGGATCGGAGAGCGAAGGACGCCCGAGCAGGAGCGTCTCGCGCGGCAGCCTCCGCCGCAGCCGGGGCATGCCCGGCGCGTCGGGATGGCCGATCACGCACGCGACCGGCACGTGGCCCGCGCGGAGCAGCACGGTCGCGCCGAGCGGCAGCCCGAGATACAGGAAGCGCACGGAAGTGGTATACCCGCCCGTCTCGCCCGGCGCCGACGGTCGAGCCGCCGAGACGCCGAGAACCATGTCCGAGCCGCGCAGAACCATCCGCGTCGTCGCAGCCGTCGTCGAGCGCAACGGCCGCTACCTCATCACGCAGCGGAGGCCCAACGCGGTGCTCCCGCTCCTCTGGGAGTTCCCCGGCGGCAAGGTCGAGGCCGGCGAGACCGACAGCGAGGCGCTCCGGCGCGAGCTGCTCGAGCGCCTGGGCGTCGACTCCGAGGTGGGCGAGTGGATCTCGGAGACGGTCTGGGACTACGAGCACTACCGCGTGGAGCTCACGCTCTACGAGTGCACGGTGCGTGGCCCGGCGGATCTCCAGGCGCTCGCGGTGCACGCGTACCGCTGGGTCACGTCGGACGAGTTCGATCAGTACGAGTTCACGCCGGCGGACGAAGCGAGCATGAACAAGCTGCTCGGCGTCTGCGACGCGTGAGGACGAGGAGAACGATGCGCGGTGGTGTTCTGGGCGCGGCTGGTCTTCTGAAGACGGCAGTGATCGCGCTGGCGATGATCGGGTGTGGCGGCAACGAGCCGAGCTTCGAGGGCGCGGGCGAGCACCACGAGGCCCACCACGAGGCCGCCGCGCAGCATGCCGAAGCTCCTGCTGCGCCGAGCGGTCCTCGCCCCACCCGCGTGATGGACGACGGCGCGCGCCTCTTCGGCGCGGAGCTCGGCGAGGCGCCGGTGGTCGCGCTCTCCGACATCACCACGAGCCCCGATCGCTACGCGGGCCAGGTGGTGCGCACCGAGGGCACGATCGAGCGCGTCTGCCAGGCGATGGGCTGCTGGATGGAGCTGCGCGGCGAGAACGCGCCCGCGGTGCGGGTCCCGATGGCGGGCCACGCGTTCTTCCTTCCGCGCGACGTCGCGGGACGCGCCGCGACGATCGAAGGCCGCGTCGCGGTGCAGGCGCTCAGCCCCGACATGCGCGCGCACCTCGAGTCCGAGGGCGCGCTCGCGACGGCGTCGTCGCTCTCGATCGACGCGACCGGCGTCGTCGTGCGTTGAAGGGATGAGCGACGCGCCCACCAAGTGCCCCACGTGCGGCACCGCGGTCCCCGCGGGCGCAGCGCGATGCCCGGGCTGCGGGCGCGTCTTCGGCGAGGCGAACCGCTGCCCGCACTGCAACGCGATCGCGGCGGTGCGGCGCAAGGGCGCGGGCTACGTGTGCGTCGCGTGTGGTGGCGCGCGGCAGGTCGGTCCGGGCACGACGGTGCTCGGCGACGAGGGTCCGACGCGCGTCGAGCAGCTCACGGTGGCCGGGGTCGATCCTGCGAGCCGCGCGCTCGCTCGTCTGGTGCGCCTCGCGGGCGTGATGCTGGTCGCGGCGGGCCTCGTCGCGGGCGCCGCGGGCTTCGTGGCGCCGGGCGCGCCGATCGTGCTCATGATGGTCGTGGCGGCGGCGCTCGGGATCAGCGGGATCACCGCGATGAGCCAGGCCGCGCGCGTGGAGACTCGCGCGCGCGAGCGCCGCAAGGCGCAGCTCGAGCGGCGCATCCTCGGGCTCGCGGAGCTGCGCGGCGGCGAGCTCACCGCGACCGACGTCGCGAAGGAGCTGCACCTCGGGCTCGAAGAAGCGGACGCGACGCTCACCGCGATGGCGGACGGGGCGCGCGTGTCGGTCGAGGTCGATGCGGACGGGATCGTCCACTACGTGTTCCGCGAGATCGTCGCGAAGCGCGGACCGAAGGTCCGCGTCGAGACGAGCGAGGCCGAGGAGATCGCAGCCGAAGCAGCGGCGCGCGTCGAGCGCGAGCTCCAGAAGCGCGAGCGGCTGTAGTCAGCCCCTGGCGTGCGACGTCGCGGAGCGCACGCAGATCGATCGGGCGCGTCGGCCGACGACCGCGCTATGCTGCCTCCGTGCGCTTCGTGCTCAAGGCCGCGCTGCGTCCCGTTCCACGCCACGCGGTCGTGGACGAGGTCGCCATCTCCGGCGTCGAAGAACAGCTCGGCGAAGAGGGCGAAGAGCTGCAGGAGATGCTCGACGCGACGTATCGCGAGATGGATCGCAAGCAGCCCGCGCTCGCATCGTGGCTCGGCGAGCAGGTGTCGAGCCGCACCGACGACCTCGCGCAGTCGCTCGGCTACTTCCTCGTCGTGACCGTCTACATGGCGTTCCGCGAGGCGTTCCCCACGCGTCTCACCGAAGTCGACGAGACGAACCTGAAGCTCGCGATCGACACGCTCGCCGCCGACGAGGAGCTGCGCGCGAACGATCCCGCCGAGGTGATGGAGAGCGACGACGTCGTCGCGATGGGCCAGCCGGTGCTCCTGCACTTCGTGCAGCACCACCTCGAGCAGGCGCTCTCGCAGGCGGGCGAAGATCCCGACCTCGAGGCCTTCGATCACATCTACCGTGCGGTGCTGGTCGAGGTGATCGCGCTGAGCCACGCGGTGAAGTCGCCCGACGGCACCGCGCCGCAGGACGAGATCCTCGCGTAGTCACTCCGCGTGGCGCGCGATCGCGGCCGCGTCCTCGCGCGACACGCGCAGGAAGCGCACGCCCATCCCCTCGGCGCGTCCGTCGTGCGGTCCGCGCACCCAGCTCACGACGGCGTCGACCACCACGCGATGGCCGTCGGGCAGCAGGAGCCCGAGCGTGAGCTCGGTGCCGATCGGCAGCGGATCGCCGGTCGCGACGAAGAGCCCACCGGTCGAGAGATCGCTCGCCTCGCCCGCGACGAACGTGGCGCCGCTCTGCGCGCCGATCGCGCCCTCGATGCGCACCCGCGGCGCGTTCCTGCGCTCGTCGCGCGGCAAACCTCGGGGCACGGGCGCGGTGAGCGCCTCGGGTGCGTTCGAGGGCGGCGTCGCGCTCGGAGGCACCTCGCGCAGCGCACGCTCGAGCTCGGCGCGCGCCGGGTGCAGGATCGCGAGGCTCCGCGCGACCAAGGGCCCCGCACGGTCGAGCAGCGCCGTCGCGCCGGGGGCGTGCAGCGCGGCGAGCGCATCGCCCAGCACCGTCGCGGCGTCGACCAGGCGATCACGCACGGCCTCGGGCTCTCCGATCTCGGCGCGATAGAGCGCCGCGACCGCGACCGTCACGCGCGCCGCGATCGCGCGCCCGAGCTCGGTCGATGCGACCTCGGCATCGAGCACCGCGATCGCCTCGGCGAGCACGGTGCGAGCGTCACGGGCGGCCGCGACACCAGCCTTCCGGAGCTCCTTGCGCCGCGCTCGATCGCTCAAGCGCGGATCACTCGTCGTAGAACATCGGCGGGCGCTTGCGGATGAAGCGCAGGATCAGCTCGCGCGCTTCGTGATCGAGCGACTCGAACTGGATGCCCATGCCGGGCTCGCTCTCCGACATCATGTCCATCGGGTCGCGCACGAAGCGCACGGTGCCGAGGATCGTGTGCTCGAAGTTGCCGGGCAGCGTGATCAGCGCGCGGATCTTCGTGCCGCGCTGGAAGATGTTGTAGGTCGCGGCGAACACGCCGCCCTCGGCGATCTCGCCCGAGAACCCGACGTAGAAGTTCGACTCGGTGGTCGCGCCGATGTTGACCTCGAGCGCCTCGCGCGGGACGTCGCCGCGATAGCTCGGCTCGGCGGGGGCCGGTGCGGACGTGCGCGGCGCCGCGACCGGCGGCGTGAAGCCTCCCTGCGGCGCCGACGCGGCGGGCGCGGGGATCGGCGCGGTGAAGCCGGCGCCGTGCGAGGGCGCGACCTCGTCGCGGATGGTCGTGTTCGCGTCGGTGATCGGCGAGCCGGTCACGACGGGCACCGCAGCGGGCGGCGGCGCGTACGCGGGCTGCGCCTGTGCGCTCGGCGGCGGGACGCGCGAGGGCTGCGTGCTCAGCGGGAACAGCATCGAGAGCGTCTGCGCGATCGCCTCGGTCGCGGTGCCCACGCCCGCGTGCTGGCCGCGGACCTCCTGGAGCAGCGCGAGCGTCTGGCTCACGAACCCGAGCGCGCTCTTCACGCTCGCCTTGCCATCGGGCTCCGACGACGCGCGCTCCGCCTCGAAGAGCGCGCCCACTGCCTGCGCGATGTTCTGCGCGACCGCGAGCACGTCGGGCGGGATGTTCGGGTCCTCCTGGAGGGCGGCCAGCGCCTTGCTGAGGTTCTCGCGCGCTTGGCGCGCCGTGCTCGCACCGGAGTAGGCCATGTTCCGATCTCTCTCCCCGCTCGACGCGCGATGCTAGTCCGCGACGCGAGCGGATCCAAGCGCGGAAGGCGGGGCGCGGGTGCGGCGGCGCGGGCGAGTGCGGCGGCGCGGGCGAGTGCGCGTGCGAGTGCGGGTGCGACGGCGCGGGCGGCGGCGCGGGCGGGTGCGGGTGCAGCGGCGCGGGCGAGTGCGGCGGCGCGGGCGGCTGCGAGTGCGGCGGCGCGGGCGAGTGCGGCGGCGCGGGTGAGGCGGCGCGTGCGCGTGCGGCGACCGCGCGTGCGAGTGCGATGGCGCCTGCAAGTGCGGCGGCGCGTGCCGGCACGAACCCGGCGCCCGAGCAAGCGGGGCTGGGGCCCCGCGCGCAGCGCGAAGCGGCCGGGTCGAGAGGGGGCGGAGTTCCCGGGGAAAGCCCAGCGCGGAGCCCCCCGGGCAAACTCAGAGCATCTTCGTGAAGACGATGCGCGTGCGGTTCGGGCCCGCGTAGTCGTGGTCCTCGACGACGGCGAAGCCGAGCGCGCGGTGGAACTCGATCGAGCCCTCGTTGCCGACGTTCGTGATCGCCTTCACGCGCTGCGCGCCCGCCTGACGGGCGCGCTCGACGAACACCTCGTAGAGCCGCTTGCCCACGCCGCGGCGACGGTGCTCGGGGTGGATGCCGACGAGGTGCACGTACGCGGTGTGCGGCACGTCGCCGCCCGCGCTCGGTGCGAGGAACCCGAGCAGGAACCCGATGACCTCGCCCTCGTCGTCCGCGATCAGCGCGTGCTCGCCGAGCTCGTAGAAGAAGATCGGGTGCGCCTGCTCGCGCGATGGCCCGCCCCACCAACGATCGAGGACCGACACGACATGGTCGTAGTCCGTCTTCGTGATCCCGCGGATCTGCATCGCGAAGCGACCTTAGCACGAACGAGGTGTCAGCCTCGCTCGAGGCGCTCCAGCGCGTCGCGGAACGCGCTCGCGTCGGCACGGCGCAGCGCGAGCAGCGCGGCGATGCGCTGGAGGCGCTTCTCGGCTGCATCGGCGCGCGCGAGCGCCTCGCCCGCAGAGCGCGCCGCGGTGCGATCGAGCCACGCTGCCGCCGCGAGCGCGAGCGCCACGCCGAGCGCGAGCGCGCCCGCTGCCGCCCAGAGCTGGCCCGCGGTCGCATCGGTGCCGAAGAGCCCGCGGATGCCGCCCAGCAACGAGAGGCCGAGCCCGCCGGTGAGCCCCACCAGCGTCGCGCCGACCGCGATGCTGCGCGACGCGCCGGGACGCATCGCGCGCACCGCCACGCTGCGCCAGAAGTCCGCCTCGCGATCGATGCGCACCGCGAGCTCCGCGATCGGATCCTCGCCGCGCACGTCGGGCAGCTCGGAGCGCGCGAGGAAGCGCTGCCAGTCCTCACGCTCGGCGTCGAAGCGGCGCGTCGCCTCCTGCAGCCCGCCGCTCACGCTGCGCAGCGCGGCCTCGGCCGTCGCCGCGGTGCGCGAGCCGACCGAGGTCGTCGTGCTCGTCGGGACCTCTGCGGAGGACAGCGCCTCGTCCTCGGTACGGACCGCGGCTTCGGACATCGCACCAGCATAGATCGAAGCGCGTCGCCTCCGGCACCCTCGACCGCTGACGGTGCACCGGTCCGGCGCGAGCGGACCTCAGCGCGATCGCCGCAGCGCGCGACGTCGCCACAGCAGCGCGGCCCCGCCGATCGGGAGCGCGCTGCCGATGACGACCCACTTCGGTCGCGTGCTCTCGCGCATGCGCGCGACCTCGTCGGCGACGATCTGCTCCGCGCCTGCGCTCGCGCGGGTCGAGAGCCGATCGAGCTCGCTCGTGCCGAGCGCGACGCCGACGATCAGGAACCCGGCGGTGAACGCCATCGCGGCCCCGAGGAAGAGGTGCACCTCGGGCCCGTCGGGATCGCGCACCACGCCTGCGCCGAGCGCGCCCACGAGCAGCGGGAACGCCGCGGCGACGCCCCACCCCGGCTCCCACAGTCCGAGCGACGCCGCGAGCGCCGCGCCGAGCGCGCCACACGTCGCGATCGCGAGCGGGCCCCATCGGATGCGCATCTCAGCCTCCGAGCCAGTGCCACGGTGGCACTGCCAGTGCCATCGTCGCACTCGCGCCGCGCGCAGCCCCTCGGGGACGAACGGTGGCGCTCACCCCAGCTGCTCGTCGAGCTTCGCGATCTTCGCCTCGACGTCGGCGAGGATCTCGGGCTGCCCTTCCGCGAGCGCAGCAGCGCGCGTCAGCATGCGACGCGCCTCGGCGAGCAGGCCGAGCTCGGTCAGCACGCGCGCGGCGTCGCGGTGGTACGCGAGGTGGTTCGCGCGATCGCTGCCGTTGGCGAGGCCGCGATAGAGATCGGCGGCGCGCTCGAGACGACCTGCCTTCTCGTGCAGCTCGGCGAGCGGCCGCGCGGTCGACGAAGGGAAGTCGAGGCGCGAGCGCGCCACGAAGAAGCGAAGCACCTTCTCGAGCAGGTCGATCGCCTCGGCGTCGTGGCCCGCGTCGCGCTTCGCGAGGCCGAGCTCCTGGAACGCCTCCCAGCTCGGGCGATCCTCGTCCATCAGCTCGATCGCGGTCTCGAGCACCTCGACCGCCTCCTCGGCGTGGCCCTTCTGCCGCAGGTACACGCCGAGCTGCAGGAACGGGCGCGGATCTCCGGGCATCACGTCGATGCCCTGCTGGAGCCACTCGATCGCCTTCTCCTCGTCGCCCTGCTTGTCGGCGAGCGCGGCGAGCGCGACGTGCGCAGCGAGGCGCGCATCGGCGTTGCCGTCCTCGCCCACGCGCTCGAGGAACGCGCCGAGCGCCTTCGCGCCGCCCTCTTCGTCGCCGTCGATCAAACGTGCGCGCCCGACCTCGAGCCAGAGGTAGACCGCGTCGGCGTCCGACTCGACCAGGCGCTCGAGCACCGCGCGCGCGCTCTTCGCGCGCACCTTCTGCTGCTCGACGTCGGTCTCGTCGGCGACCGCGTGCACCGCGAGGATCGCGGCGCGCCCCTCGTCGCCGTGCGCGTCGAGCTCGTCGAGCTGCGCCTCGTCCCAGTTGCCCGCGATCACCGCCCAGCGCTCGTCGTCGGTGAGCTCGGGCACCGCAGTCGCCTGCTCCACGGCGTCGCGCCGCTCGAGCATCTCCATCGCGCGGCGCGCGCGCTCGCGCACCTTCGGGCTGCGCGCGAGATCGATCGCGGTCGAGAGCTCACCACGCGCGATCTCGATCTGTCCGTCGCGGCGCAGCGCCTCGGCCTCCTCGATGCGCGCCTCGGCCATCGCATCGGCGCACGCGACGAGCCGCGCCTCGCAGTGCTCGCGCAGCTCGCCCCCGCCCTTCGCCTTCTCGATCGCGCGCTCGTAGGCCTGGCGCGCCTGGAAGAAGTCCTTCGCGCCCCAGAGGCGATCGCCCTCGCGACGCTCGTCCTCCGCGCTCGCACCACCGAACATCCTCTTGAGGAACGACATGATCAGCCACTGCCCTTCTTCGCGACGCGCTGCGCGGCTGCGGTCTTCACCGCGGCGGAGACTCCTCGGCTCCGCGCCAGCGTGCGCAGGTCGCCGATCTGCAAGTGCGACAGGAACTTCATCGCGATGCCGACCGGCGTCTTCGGGTTGAACACGAGGGCCTTCTTCACCTCGTAGTTGCCCAGCCACTCGCGCTTGTTGCCGATGAAGCGCAGCACTTCCTCGGGCACCTGACGGCTGTTCGCGATGCCCGAGGCCTCGGCCTCGGTGGTCATCGGCGAGGCGATCGCGGCCATCGCGACGATGCGGTTCGAGTCGCGCACGAGGAGCGCGCGCGCCGCGGCGTTGCCGACGAGCGTGAGGCGCAGCTTCTCCTGCAGCGTCATCTGCGCGATGCGCAGCGAGAGCGGGCGGAACTCGTCCTTCACCGCCTCGGTGCCCTCGACCGCGTCCTGATCGATCGCCTCGGCGTCGCGATCCTCGGAGAGCGCCTCGCCGAACATCTGATCGCCGGGGAGCGGCTCGTCGCTCGGCTCGGGCAGGAGCTGGCCCTGGATCGCCTCGACGTGCGCCTGGTACGTGTGGACACCCTCGAGCTCGACGCCGTGACGCGCCGCGAGCTCGACGAGGCGATCGACCGTCGACATGCGCGTGCTGCGGTTCTTGTAGAGCGCCTCGATGATCGCGGGCGCGCCGAGCACGCGCTGCTCGTTGAGCGCGATGCGCTCGCACACCCGCTCGGGGCAGGTGCGCGCGATGCGCGCGACCGTCGCGTCGGCGGTCGCGGCGTTCGCGACGATGCGCTCGAGGCGATCGCTGCTCTCCGCGATGCGATCCGCGAGCGCGTCGAGGAAGGGCGCGGGCATCGGCGCATCGCACGCCGCGTCGAGCACCTCGGGCGGGAGCTTCTCGAGCGTGCCGCGCGCGCTCTCGGCGATCTCGGGCGCGGGATCCGCCGCGAGCTGCAGGAGCAGCATCACGAGGTCGCCGCCCTTGAGCGGGACCAGGCCGCGCGCCGCCATCGTGCGCGCCGGAGTCGGTGCCTGCGGATCGCCGAAGCGCCGCAGCGACTCCGGCAGCTCGTCGCGCGTCAGCGGGAGCGGCTTGACGACATCCATGAGCGCCGAAGGTGTACCACAGGCGTTCGCACGCCCGACGCGCTCACCAGAGGACGTCTTGGTCCTCGACCACGCCGGGCACGTTCTCGATCACGAGCGTGCGATCGCCCGCGCGAACGGCGCCGCGGAACGTGCCCGAGGGCTGCACGAAGCGCGACTTCACGAGGCGCAGATCGAGGTCCTCGCGGTGGATGCCCGAGACCTCGAACGCGAGATCGACCGCGCCGTCCGGCGTGGTGATGCGCCACGCACGATCGTACGCGTCGCGATCGAATTCGAAGCGCCCCTCGGGCAGCGGCGCGAGCGCGCCGTCGATCCACAGCGCGCACTCGGGCTCGCCGACGAAGCCCTGCACCAGGTTGAACGCCACGCGCTCGCCGCTCTGGGCACGGCCCATCGCGAACGCCCAGTTCCACTGGGTGCGGCGCGCGAGCAGGCCGTGGGTGTGATCGTATCCGCCGAGCGCGTCGTCGAGCGAGACGCGACGTCCTGCGATCAGCGCGGCACCACGCACCGCCATCAGCGCGCGCTTCTCGGTGGTGTTCACCACGCCCCGCGGGACCGGCGCGACCGCGGTGAGCGCGGGCGGCGCGCCGCGCTCGTCGAGCGTCGCGTGCACCTCGAGATCGGGCAGCTCGATCGCGACCTCGATGCCGGGCTCTCCGTCGCGCGCACGCACCCGCAGCGAGCCGCGCGGATGCACGAACCGCGCGTCGATGCGCGCGTCCTTCGTGGAGCGCACCCGGCAGAGGCGCGGCACGCCGACGAGCGAGCGATCGACGACCAGACCGCGCCCCGCTTCCCACACGAACGTGAACGCGCTCGCGGCGTACCCGAGGTCGACGATCGCGAACGCGATCATGCGATCGGGCTGGGTGATCGAGCCCCAGAACCAGCGCTTCTCGGTGGCGAGCCGCTCGAAGCGATCGCGCGAGAGCGCGCCGACCTCGGTGCGGCGGAACGCGCCGCGATAGGAGCCGAACGCGGGCGCGCCGGTGCGTGGATCGAGGAGGGTGCTCGGGATGTCGACGAGGGTGCGGGTCACGAGGCGCGCATCATGTCACACGCCGGTCCCGCTGGAGTGCTCGCGAGCCGATCTCGGACACACTCTCAGTCGTCGTCGTCGTCGACCAGCGTGAGCGCCGGCGGCTCGGCGTCCTGGGCGTCTTCGTCGGCGCGCGCGCGCGGCTCACCCTCGGGCTCGGGGCGCGGGAAGCGCTTGCGCGGGCGAGGACGCGGGAGGACCACGTCGTGGAGCGCGTCGAGCATGCCGGGCGGCACGCTCGCGGGGACGATGTGGAGCGCGGGCTCGTCGTCGTCGGGCTCGTTCTCGAGCACGACGATCTCGGGGTCGTGCCAGCTGTCGCCAGGCAACGTCGCGCGCGGCGGCGCACCGCTCGGCGGGCGCGTCGGGTGCGGGCGCGTGGCGTGGCGCTTGGGCACCGCGAGCGCGCCGGGGAGCGCGTCGAAGCGGACCACCGCGATCGCGACGTTGTCGTCGGCGGGCGCGGCCTTCGCGCGCCCGAGCAGCGCCGAGACCTGACCGCGCACGCTGTTCGTGGTGAGCAGCGTCTCCGCGATCTCCTCGTCGGAGAGCACGTCCGTCAGGCCATCGGTGCAGAGCACGAACACGTCGCCGAGCGCGA is a window encoding:
- a CDS encoding methionyl-tRNA formyltransferase yields the protein MRFLYLGLPLGATVLLRAGHVPVACVIGHPDAPGMPRLRRRLPRETLLLGRPSLSDPAVRDALLSTRYDALLSWFWPKRIPIELIRAAPRGAFGVHPSLLPRWRGPDPYFHAIAAGDHTTGVSLHRLEADYDTGAVIARVSVPIRDDDTAWTLARRLDRPSLGLLVTCADVLDAGLSLGGEAQDPALVTEAPPPGEEELALRFVDEDADALCRRVRAAAPEPGASALLEETLVTVQRARPWRGAFPSALRAGEAFVAPEGVVVRARSGGVLLERVRVEDDDEVLEGAEIAQLLG
- a CDS encoding (deoxy)nucleoside triphosphate pyrophosphohydrolase, whose translation is MSEPRRTIRVVAAVVERNGRYLITQRRPNAVLPLLWEFPGGKVEAGETDSEALRRELLERLGVDSEVGEWISETVWDYEHYRVELTLYECTVRGPADLQALAVHAYRWVTSDEFDQYEFTPADEASMNKLLGVCDA
- a CDS encoding DUF4920 domain-containing protein is translated as MRGGVLGAAGLLKTAVIALAMIGCGGNEPSFEGAGEHHEAHHEAAAQHAEAPAAPSGPRPTRVMDDGARLFGAELGEAPVVALSDITTSPDRYAGQVVRTEGTIERVCQAMGCWMELRGENAPAVRVPMAGHAFFLPRDVAGRAATIEGRVAVQALSPDMRAHLESEGALATASSLSIDATGVVVR
- a CDS encoding zinc ribbon domain-containing protein, which codes for MSDAPTKCPTCGTAVPAGAARCPGCGRVFGEANRCPHCNAIAAVRRKGAGYVCVACGGARQVGPGTTVLGDEGPTRVEQLTVAGVDPASRALARLVRLAGVMLVAAGLVAGAAGFVAPGAPIVLMMVVAAALGISGITAMSQAARVETRARERRKAQLERRILGLAELRGGELTATDVAKELHLGLEEADATLTAMADGARVSVEVDADGIVHYVFREIVAKRGPKVRVETSEAEEIAAEAAARVERELQKRERL
- a CDS encoding TIGR02266 family protein, with the protein product MSDRARRKELRKAGVAAARDARTVLAEAIAVLDAEVASTELGRAIAARVTVAVAALYRAEIGEPEAVRDRLVDAATVLGDALAALHAPGATALLDRAGPLVARSLAILHPARAELERALREVPPSATPPSNAPEALTAPVPRGLPRDERRNAPRVRIEGAIGAQSGATFVAGEASDLSTGGLFVATGDPLPIGTELTLGLLLPDGHRVVVDAVVSWVRGPHDGRAEGMGVRFLRVSREDAAAIARHAE
- a CDS encoding GNAT family N-acetyltransferase, which translates into the protein MQIRGITKTDYDHVVSVLDRWWGGPSREQAHPIFFYELGEHALIADDEGEVIGFLLGFLAPSAGGDVPHTAYVHLVGIHPEHRRRGVGKRLYEVFVERARQAGAQRVKAITNVGNEGSIEFHRALGFAVVEDHDYAGPNRTRIVFTKML
- a CDS encoding DUF2804 domain-containing protein; the encoded protein is MTRTLVDIPSTLLDPRTGAPAFGSYRGAFRRTEVGALSRDRFERLATEKRWFWGSITQPDRMIAFAIVDLGYAASAFTFVWEAGRGLVVDRSLVGVPRLCRVRSTKDARIDARFVHPRGSLRVRARDGEPGIEVAIELPDLEVHATLDERGAPPALTAVAPVPRGVVNTTEKRALMAVRGAALIAGRRVSLDDALGGYDHTHGLLARRTQWNWAFAMGRAQSGERVAFNLVQGFVGEPECALWIDGALAPLPEGRFEFDRDAYDRAWRITTPDGAVDLAFEVSGIHREDLDLRLVKSRFVQPSGTFRGAVRAGDRTLVIENVPGVVEDQDVLW